The Hymenobacter baengnokdamensis genome includes a region encoding these proteins:
- a CDS encoding sensor histidine kinase gives MSIRLRLAAQFGAILVITLVLFALAIYFVTQRARRKEFTQSLFRRAMVVGHAYADGQAHTDSSGHAASYRLYLRQLYRTLPAEEGRVYDAAGQLVFREGQQPPTTAVPVQWLAKIRREGRAMLEPEADYHETVGLLYQGSRLGPLVVVAASVDEEGRHQLQRLRQVLALGLLAAAAVMSAGGWLLAGQALRPLRRMVGEVDGITATDLTRRLTQGNGRPDELGRLAQRFNRLLDRLESAFVGQRTFVRDASHELRTPLTALIGELEVALLPATRPAADYRRTLQSTLDAARQLSSLTNGLLQIARASGDPSQVPMRPVRLDELLLQAHEQILRRYPTRRVDIELELGDEASGQLPEVRGNEALLLAAMLNVLDNACKYSAEATAPVTATLVSGAHHLRLLVQDYGCGLQAADLSQVFVPFFRASAVRGLPGHGIGLPLTAQIMALHGGTVRVTSQPTEGTQVWLEWPTLPTR, from the coding sequence ATGTCTATTCGCCTGCGGCTGGCGGCCCAGTTTGGGGCCATTTTGGTGATAACCCTGGTGCTGTTTGCGCTGGCTATCTACTTCGTAACCCAACGGGCGCGGCGGAAGGAGTTTACTCAAAGCTTATTTCGGCGGGCAATGGTAGTGGGACACGCCTATGCCGACGGGCAGGCCCATACCGATTCCTCCGGCCACGCGGCCTCCTACCGGCTTTATCTGCGCCAGCTTTACCGCACGCTGCCCGCCGAAGAAGGCCGCGTGTACGACGCTGCCGGCCAGCTGGTGTTTCGGGAGGGCCAGCAGCCCCCGACCACGGCGGTTCCAGTGCAGTGGCTGGCCAAAATCCGCCGCGAAGGGCGCGCCATGCTCGAGCCGGAGGCCGACTACCACGAAACCGTCGGCCTGCTTTACCAGGGCAGCCGCCTGGGGCCGCTGGTGGTCGTAGCGGCCTCGGTCGATGAAGAAGGGCGGCACCAGCTTCAGCGGCTGCGGCAGGTGCTGGCGCTGGGCCTGCTGGCAGCGGCAGCGGTGATGAGCGCGGGCGGCTGGCTGCTGGCCGGGCAGGCCCTGCGCCCCCTGCGCCGCATGGTAGGCGAAGTAGACGGCATCACGGCTACCGACCTTACCCGCCGCCTCACCCAGGGCAATGGCCGCCCCGATGAGCTGGGGCGCCTGGCCCAGCGCTTCAACCGCCTGCTCGACCGCCTCGAATCGGCGTTTGTGGGGCAGCGCACCTTTGTGCGCGATGCCTCGCACGAGCTGCGCACCCCGCTCACGGCGCTCATCGGCGAGCTGGAAGTGGCCCTGCTGCCGGCCACCCGGCCCGCGGCCGACTATCGACGCACCCTGCAAAGTACCCTCGACGCAGCCCGCCAGCTCAGCAGCCTCACCAATGGCCTGCTGCAAATAGCGCGCGCTTCCGGCGACCCCTCGCAGGTGCCCATGCGCCCCGTGCGCCTCGATGAGCTGCTGCTGCAAGCGCATGAGCAGATACTGCGGCGCTACCCCACGCGCCGCGTAGATATAGAGCTAGAGCTCGGAGACGAGGCCAGCGGCCAGCTGCCCGAGGTGCGCGGCAACGAGGCGCTGCTGCTGGCAGCTATGCTCAACGTGCTCGACAATGCCTGTAAGTACTCGGCCGAAGCGACGGCACCGGTTACGGCTACTCTGGTATCGGGGGCCCATCACCTGCGGCTATTGGTGCAGGACTACGGCTGCGGGTTGCAGGCAGCCGACCTCAGCCAGGTATTCGTGCCTTTTTTTCGGGCGTCGGCCGTCCGCGGGCTGCCGGGTCATGGCATCGGCCTGCCCCTCACGGCCCAGATTATGGCCTTGCATGGCGGTACGGTGCGCGTAACGAGCCAGCCCACCGAAGGCACCCAGGTGTGGCTGGAATGGCCCACGCTGCCCACGCGCTGA